A region from the Sandaracinus amylolyticus genome encodes:
- a CDS encoding GAF domain-containing protein, which yields MHHDALPLRASADDKRATYARVRASIESLIDGEDDWVAAMATVVCELHHAFESYDWTGFYRAVSPELLVIGPYQGGHGCLRIPFSRGVCGAAARTRETQLVPDVHAFPDHIACSSTTLSEIVVPVLAPDGRVLAVLDVDSNAPAAFDELDREALESLCAMLGARYSQEMRRNV from the coding sequence ATGCACCACGACGCCCTTCCGCTCCGTGCCAGCGCCGACGACAAGCGCGCGACCTACGCGCGCGTGCGCGCCTCGATCGAGTCGCTGATCGACGGCGAGGACGACTGGGTCGCCGCGATGGCGACGGTCGTGTGCGAGCTCCACCACGCGTTCGAGTCGTACGACTGGACCGGCTTCTATCGCGCGGTCTCGCCGGAGCTGCTCGTGATCGGCCCCTACCAGGGCGGGCACGGGTGTCTGCGCATCCCGTTCTCGCGCGGCGTGTGCGGCGCGGCGGCGCGCACCCGCGAGACGCAGCTCGTGCCCGACGTGCACGCGTTCCCCGATCACATCGCGTGCAGCTCGACGACGCTCTCCGAGATCGTCGTCCCGGTGCTCGCGCCGGACGGTCGCGTCCTCGCGGTGCTCGACGTGGACTCGAACGCGCCCGCTGCGTTCGACGAGCTCGATCGCGAGGCGCTCGAGTCGCTCTGCGCGATGCTCGGCGCGCGCTACTCGCAGGAGATGCGGCGGAACGTGTAG
- a CDS encoding sigma-70 family RNA polymerase sigma factor yields MAAYEHDGALSRYIERVRSIPPLSREDEHDLAVRAAKGDAVAMDKLVEANLRFVVAVALQYRRYGLRLADLIAEGNLGLMIAAQKFDAERGTRFVTYAGYWIRALVLDLVVRSSSMVGAGSGPLRSKLFFRLRRERARVANLANDPTERNEILAARFETTPEKMEEMLRRLDARDVSLDTTIYPDSGVTMLDTLEGSEQDQETALSESERESEIKERLASALGQLDQRERYIVEQRYMGEKEVSLAAIGRKLGVSRERARQLEARAKQKLKQRLEGLELDLVA; encoded by the coding sequence ATGGCGGCATACGAGCACGACGGCGCCCTCTCCCGTTACATCGAGAGGGTTCGAAGCATTCCCCCGCTCTCCCGAGAGGACGAGCACGACCTCGCGGTGCGCGCTGCCAAGGGTGACGCGGTCGCGATGGACAAGTTGGTCGAGGCGAACCTCCGGTTCGTGGTGGCCGTGGCGCTGCAGTACCGGCGCTATGGGCTCCGCCTCGCCGACCTGATCGCCGAGGGCAACCTCGGTCTGATGATCGCGGCGCAGAAGTTCGACGCCGAGCGCGGCACCCGGTTCGTCACCTACGCCGGGTACTGGATCCGCGCGCTGGTGCTGGACCTGGTGGTCCGCTCCTCGAGCATGGTGGGCGCGGGCTCGGGCCCGCTGCGCAGCAAGCTCTTCTTCCGCCTGCGCCGCGAGCGCGCGCGGGTGGCGAACCTGGCGAACGACCCGACGGAGCGCAACGAGATCCTCGCGGCGCGCTTCGAGACGACCCCGGAGAAGATGGAGGAGATGCTGCGCCGTCTCGACGCGCGCGACGTCTCGCTCGACACGACCATCTATCCGGACTCGGGCGTGACGATGCTCGACACCCTCGAGGGCAGCGAGCAGGACCAGGAGACGGCGCTCTCGGAGAGCGAGCGCGAGAGCGAGATCAAGGAGCGCCTCGCGAGCGCCCTCGGTCAGCTCGATCAGCGCGAGCGCTACATCGTCGAGCAGCGCTACATGGGCGAGAAGGAAGTCTCGCTGGCGGCGATCGGTCGCAAGCTGGGCGTGTCGCGCGAGCGTGCACGTCAGCTCGAGGCGCGCGCGAAGCAGAAGCTGAAGCAGCGCCTCGAGGGCCTCGAGCTCGACCTCGTGGCCTGA
- a CDS encoding SDR family oxidoreductase — MSRAEDLEGRVALVTGGGRRVGAAIARALGRAGASVAVHHHGSAEGAIAVRDELRASGREAETFRADLGDPRACESLIDDVIARFGRIDHLIASAAIFERVELGAITSDDWDRTIALNVRAPMLLSQKAAPALREARGSIVIITCTSATAPYRNFLPYVVSKGAAKQLMRTLALELAPEVRVNAVAPGTVLPPESMDDDEKRVLAERTLLQRLGSAEDVADAVLYLVRAGFVTGQEILVDGGVAMTGRPSGEG, encoded by the coding sequence GTGAGCCGAGCTGAGGATCTCGAAGGGCGCGTGGCGCTCGTCACGGGCGGCGGACGTCGCGTCGGGGCCGCGATCGCGAGGGCGCTCGGGCGTGCGGGCGCGAGCGTCGCCGTGCACCACCACGGCTCGGCGGAGGGCGCGATCGCGGTGCGCGACGAGCTGCGCGCCAGCGGGCGTGAGGCCGAGACGTTCCGCGCCGATCTCGGCGATCCGCGCGCGTGCGAGTCGCTGATCGACGACGTGATCGCGCGCTTCGGCCGGATCGATCATCTGATCGCGAGCGCCGCCATCTTCGAGCGCGTCGAGCTCGGGGCGATCACGAGCGACGACTGGGATCGGACGATCGCGCTCAACGTCCGCGCGCCCATGTTGCTCTCGCAGAAGGCCGCGCCGGCGCTACGCGAGGCGCGCGGATCGATCGTGATCATCACGTGCACCAGCGCGACCGCGCCGTACCGCAACTTCCTGCCGTACGTGGTGAGCAAGGGCGCGGCGAAGCAGCTGATGCGCACGCTCGCGCTCGAGCTCGCGCCCGAGGTGCGCGTGAACGCCGTCGCGCCGGGGACCGTGCTGCCGCCGGAGTCGATGGACGATGACGAGAAGCGCGTGCTCGCGGAGCGCACGTTGTTGCAGCGGCTGGGCAGCGCCGAGGACGTCGCGGACGCGGTGCTCTATCTCGTGCGCGCGGGGTTCGTGACGGGGCAGGAGATCCTCGTCGACGGCGGCGTCGCGATGACCGGTCGTCCTTCGGGCGAGGGATGA
- the erpA gene encoding iron-sulfur cluster insertion protein ErpA produces the protein MINLTEKAAEKVREIRDAEGLGEQGLRVRVIGGGCSGFSYDLFFEDETTDLDQTFESAGIKLYVDMMSFQYLEGVEIDYVEGLHGAGFKFVNPNAKSTCGCGSSFSA, from the coding sequence ATGATCAACCTCACGGAGAAGGCGGCGGAGAAGGTCAGGGAGATCCGCGATGCCGAAGGGCTGGGCGAGCAGGGTCTGCGCGTCCGCGTCATCGGCGGTGGGTGCTCCGGCTTCAGCTACGACCTCTTCTTCGAGGACGAGACGACCGACCTCGACCAGACCTTCGAGTCGGCGGGCATCAAGCTCTACGTCGACATGATGTCCTTCCAGTACCTCGAGGGCGTCGAGATCGACTACGTCGAGGGCCTCCACGGTGCGGGCTTCAAGTTCGTGAACCCGAACGCGAAGAGCACCTGCGGCTGCGGCTCGAGCTTCAGCGCCTGA
- a CDS encoding DNA mismatch repair protein MutH: MTTTPQSERELLARARTLGGRTLAEIARSLATIPGGDPRRHKGAAGALVERALGAPRTTTARSAPDFEALGIEVKTLPIDARGMPAETTFVAATPRTPEPDWERSSVRRKLARVLWVPIAIDAPFAERRVGSAFLWSPDDESERVLREDWTELMERFALEPEGISARHGRALQLRPKARDASVRVRAASLDGAPLLAAPRAFYLRRTFTAQILDRAGLLRTTG, translated from the coding sequence GTGACGACGACGCCCCAGAGCGAGCGCGAGCTCCTGGCGCGAGCGCGCACGCTCGGGGGTCGAACGCTCGCGGAGATCGCACGCTCGCTCGCGACGATCCCAGGCGGCGATCCACGCCGGCACAAGGGCGCGGCAGGTGCGCTCGTCGAGCGTGCGCTCGGCGCGCCACGCACGACCACGGCGCGCAGCGCGCCCGACTTCGAGGCGCTCGGGATCGAGGTCAAGACGCTGCCGATCGACGCGCGCGGGATGCCCGCGGAGACGACGTTCGTCGCAGCGACGCCGCGCACGCCCGAGCCCGACTGGGAGCGCTCGTCGGTGCGCCGCAAGCTCGCGCGCGTGCTGTGGGTCCCGATCGCGATCGACGCGCCGTTCGCGGAGCGGCGGGTCGGCTCGGCGTTCCTGTGGTCGCCCGACGACGAGAGCGAGCGCGTGCTGCGCGAGGACTGGACCGAGCTGATGGAGCGGTTCGCGCTCGAGCCCGAGGGCATCTCCGCGCGACACGGGCGCGCGCTGCAGCTGCGCCCGAAGGCGCGCGACGCGTCGGTGCGCGTCCGCGCGGCGAGCCTCGACGGAGCCCCGCTCCTCGCCGCACCGCGCGCGTTCTATCTGCGCCGCACGTTCACCGCGCAGATCCTCGATCGCGCGGGCTTGCTGCGCACCACCGGCTGA